The following are encoded in a window of Roseivirga misakiensis genomic DNA:
- a CDS encoding ABC transporter permease, whose protein sequence is MLKSYLLISLRNIRSNKGSSVLNILCLTLGMATCLFIFNYVRFEYSYDNFNEKAREIHRVETDTYFRQEVIKTNAFTKYGVGQSLENSHPEIENSARLIPFSENSSAFLLTKDLEGRKRTTFLEKAYYSESSFFDIFSVDWVEKKANEEMLSENGLVVSTTTAQSLFPKLIQNGQSILGKKVNIRISSQNEETWIIQGVFKPLPKNSHLTFGALFSLSAKDFLLNSASQENTYTYALVNNDYDRKLFKEKLIDRDLLSEFSYKELDFLSFRPLRDIHTSTNVSNDPGQSAKPTFILFLIVMGSIILILAATNYINSSIINSIERSKEVGIRKLLGVRPVQLIFNILVESGFINLISGLLALGVFLFGVRSVDLFTSIDYPNVLNTHVMLASVLSLIVIIIIAALLSGYFPARLLISLKPIEAMRGKNQVVNSKQSSKGSGIMRVLLVFQITTSIIFVSGLYIVQKQLNYVKDKENKSFRMNLTAKFPGLTGANDDYARQIQGFISNLIKDDKIESADISNLYNGQIKMRQTIKPLYQVGGDTTALVDKFDLYVIDHQYFDGANDQFLSGQNFDRRFGYDYNGTIVNESALKAMRFTNPDSAINKMVRPYNGPLKIQGVIKNDSINDIPKIYVTGLRYPTYFDLTILARGNSAEKLNSSLRAAQNNLNRQLSGIYFLTRKYDEQLVMEKNLVKIFFAFTLMAVLIASLGIFGLSSFTALKRAKEISIRKILGADISQILYLLVYDFLRLMFIGSAIAIPMVIYAAREWLESYAFRINLHIGLTLLPVFGMCLLSVGIIVKQSWGTSIQSPLQSLRGS, encoded by the coding sequence ATGCTAAAAAGCTACCTCCTCATTTCACTCCGAAACATTCGGAGTAATAAAGGGTCGTCGGTGCTGAATATTCTTTGCCTTACCTTAGGTATGGCTACTTGCTTGTTCATATTTAATTATGTAAGGTTTGAATACAGCTACGATAATTTTAATGAAAAAGCACGTGAGATTCACCGCGTCGAAACAGACACTTATTTCAGGCAGGAGGTTATTAAGACTAATGCTTTTACTAAATATGGGGTGGGCCAAAGTCTTGAAAACTCACATCCTGAAATAGAAAACAGCGCCCGACTGATCCCCTTTTCAGAGAACAGTTCTGCCTTTCTTTTAACAAAAGATTTAGAAGGTAGAAAGCGAACCACATTTTTGGAAAAAGCCTACTATTCGGAATCCTCTTTTTTCGATATTTTTTCCGTCGACTGGGTGGAAAAGAAGGCAAATGAAGAAATGCTTAGCGAGAATGGACTGGTCGTATCAACTACCACTGCACAAAGTCTTTTTCCAAAATTGATTCAGAACGGGCAATCCATTCTCGGAAAAAAAGTCAACATTCGAATTTCGAGTCAAAATGAAGAGACATGGATTATTCAAGGGGTGTTCAAGCCTCTTCCTAAAAACTCTCACCTAACCTTCGGTGCGTTATTCTCTCTTTCAGCAAAAGACTTTTTATTGAATTCTGCCAGTCAAGAAAACACTTATACCTACGCCCTTGTCAATAATGACTATGATCGAAAATTGTTCAAGGAAAAACTAATCGATCGCGATCTCCTGTCTGAGTTTTCATATAAAGAACTGGACTTTTTATCATTCAGGCCCTTACGAGACATCCACACGTCAACCAACGTTTCTAATGACCCGGGACAAAGCGCAAAACCTACTTTTATTCTGTTCTTGATCGTGATGGGGTCAATTATCCTAATTCTTGCTGCTACAAATTATATCAACAGCTCGATCATTAATTCTATTGAAAGGTCGAAAGAGGTCGGTATTAGAAAATTGTTAGGGGTAAGACCAGTTCAACTCATTTTTAACATTTTAGTGGAGTCTGGATTTATCAATTTAATTTCTGGGCTTTTGGCGCTGGGCGTCTTCCTTTTTGGTGTCAGATCCGTCGATCTTTTTACCTCCATCGACTATCCTAATGTCTTGAATACCCATGTTATGCTCGCAAGCGTATTGTCGCTCATTGTCATCATCATTATTGCTGCATTACTCTCAGGCTACTTTCCAGCCCGTCTTTTAATCAGTCTTAAGCCGATTGAAGCCATGAGAGGAAAAAATCAAGTAGTCAATTCAAAACAGTCATCCAAAGGTTCGGGAATTATGCGGGTGCTACTCGTTTTTCAAATTACGACGAGTATCATTTTCGTTTCGGGCCTTTACATTGTTCAAAAACAGCTGAATTATGTCAAAGACAAGGAAAACAAAAGCTTTAGGATGAACCTTACAGCAAAATTTCCTGGACTGACTGGGGCAAATGATGATTACGCTAGACAGATTCAAGGTTTCATAAGCAATTTGATCAAAGACGATAAAATTGAATCGGCCGATATTTCAAATCTCTACAACGGGCAAATAAAAATGCGTCAGACGATTAAACCGCTTTATCAAGTTGGCGGTGACACCACTGCATTAGTTGATAAATTCGATCTCTACGTTATCGATCATCAGTATTTCGACGGTGCGAATGATCAGTTCCTATCAGGTCAAAATTTTGACCGAAGGTTCGGCTATGACTATAATGGGACAATCGTAAATGAATCTGCACTAAAAGCTATGCGGTTTACCAATCCGGATTCGGCCATTAACAAAATGGTCAGGCCATATAACGGTCCGTTGAAGATTCAAGGAGTTATAAAAAATGACTCAATCAACGATATTCCTAAAATCTATGTCACCGGCCTGCGTTATCCGACATATTTTGACCTTACCATTCTGGCAAGAGGGAATTCCGCTGAAAAGCTAAATTCATCTCTCAGAGCCGCACAAAACAATCTAAACCGACAACTCAGCGGTATTTATTTCCTCACAAGAAAATATGATGAGCAACTCGTCATGGAGAAGAATCTGGTTAAAATATTCTTCGCTTTTACCCTGATGGCGGTACTCATTGCCTCTTTAGGCATCTTTGGTTTATCCTCTTTTACCGCATTAAAAAGAGCGAAGGAAATAAGCATCAGAAAAATACTGGGTGCGGACATCAGCCAAATCCTCTATTTACTAGTCTATGACTTTCTAAGACTTATGTTTATTGGTAGTGCCATCGCCATTCCTATGGTCATTTATGCTGCTCGAGAATGGCTTGAGAGCTATGCTTTCAGGATTAATTTGCATATAGGCCTTACTCTTTTACCCGTATTCGGCATGTGTCTGCTTTCAGTCGGCATCATCGTGAAACAATCATGGGGCACGAGTATCCAAAGTCCATTACAGTCTTTAAGGGGTAGTTAA
- a CDS encoding MotA/TolQ/ExbB proton channel family protein — MISLFNEGGPLYMGIISIVALVMFILSVFHARAAFLTGFRGYSIQKLGQIKEVGLFALIFGILSTTISLVNVFSAIEEVGDVPLPLLAGGLKYAAYTLIYGLIIYLISLLISIALKWKISSQSY, encoded by the coding sequence ATGATCAGTTTATTTAATGAAGGAGGCCCGCTCTATATGGGAATCATATCTATAGTAGCCCTAGTGATGTTTATTCTTTCAGTATTCCATGCAAGAGCAGCATTTTTGACAGGGTTTAGAGGCTATTCTATTCAAAAGTTAGGACAAATCAAGGAGGTAGGATTATTTGCCCTGATCTTTGGTATCCTTTCGACTACCATAAGTTTGGTAAACGTTTTTAGTGCCATAGAAGAGGTAGGGGATGTGCCACTTCCTTTGTTGGCAGGTGGGTTAAAATATGCGGCTTATACCTTGATTTATGGGCTAATCATTTACCTGATCTCGCTGCTTATTTCGATTGCCCTTAAGTGGAAAATTTCAAGCCAAAGTTATTGA
- the bioA gene encoding adenosylmethionine--8-amino-7-oxononanoate transaminase has translation MTDWIKRDELAIWHPFTPLRGMEKPLMVERAEGVNLYTDDGKTIIDAISSWWVNIHGHSHPHLAQAIATQASRLEHVIFAGFTHEPAIRLAERLLQILPENQAKIFYSDNGSTAVEVAMKMAFQFFHNQGVEKRKIIAIDGAYHGDTFGAMSVGERGPFTSPFDPYLFEVDFVDFPNGENDEQVWQHFQEIIATNDVAAFIYEPIAQGASGMRVYDKKLLDRMISLAQAEGVICIADEVMTGFGRTGELFAADALETNPDIMCLSKGLTGGALAMGVTTCTQKIQDAYQSSDLMKTFFHGHSFTANPITCAVANASLDLLLTDECTANRARLNDRHTTFGKKIAEHPLVRNTRVLGTIIAFELNTDRDTSYFNEARHHLYPYFIEKGILIRPLGNVIYLIPPYIISNNELDFIYQTIFNFLEEYPTLIKNNAL, from the coding sequence ATGACTGATTGGATAAAAAGAGATGAATTAGCTATTTGGCACCCATTTACTCCATTAAGAGGAATGGAGAAGCCGCTGATGGTTGAAAGAGCAGAAGGGGTTAATCTATATACCGATGATGGCAAAACGATAATTGATGCTATTTCTTCTTGGTGGGTCAATATTCATGGGCATAGCCATCCGCATTTAGCCCAAGCGATCGCTACTCAAGCATCTCGACTAGAACATGTGATTTTCGCAGGTTTTACCCACGAACCAGCTATTCGACTAGCCGAAAGACTTCTTCAAATACTTCCAGAAAATCAAGCTAAGATTTTCTATTCGGACAATGGAAGTACAGCTGTAGAAGTAGCCATGAAAATGGCTTTTCAGTTCTTTCATAACCAAGGTGTCGAGAAGAGAAAGATTATCGCCATAGATGGCGCATATCATGGAGATACATTTGGGGCGATGTCTGTTGGCGAAAGAGGTCCATTTACTTCCCCTTTTGATCCTTACTTGTTCGAAGTAGACTTTGTCGATTTTCCGAATGGTGAAAATGATGAGCAAGTGTGGCAACATTTTCAGGAAATAATAGCAACAAACGATGTTGCCGCTTTCATTTATGAGCCTATTGCCCAAGGAGCATCAGGAATGCGCGTTTATGATAAAAAACTCCTCGATCGGATGATTAGCCTGGCACAGGCTGAAGGAGTTATATGCATTGCCGACGAGGTTATGACAGGTTTTGGCAGGACTGGTGAACTCTTTGCAGCCGATGCCTTGGAAACCAATCCCGACATTATGTGCCTTTCTAAAGGTTTGACGGGAGGAGCTTTGGCTATGGGCGTAACCACCTGTACACAGAAGATTCAGGACGCCTACCAGTCCAGTGATTTGATGAAGACTTTTTTTCATGGACATTCCTTTACCGCCAACCCAATAACATGTGCTGTGGCTAATGCTTCGTTAGATTTACTCTTAACGGATGAATGCACTGCCAATAGAGCTAGACTTAATGATAGGCACACGACCTTTGGGAAAAAGATAGCCGAACACCCTTTGGTTAGAAATACCAGAGTGCTTGGAACGATTATCGCTTTTGAATTAAATACCGATCGGGATACCTCTTATTTTAATGAGGCAAGGCATCATCTCTATCCATATTTTATTGAGAAAGGAATTTTGATCAGGCCGCTGGGTAACGTTATCTACCTGATACCGCCTTATATTATCTCAAACAACGAATTAGACTTCATTTACCAAACTATCTTTAACTTTCTTGAAGAATACCCAACACTGATTAAAAACAACGCATTATGA
- a CDS encoding cupin domain-containing protein, whose protein sequence is MNKLNIFFGAILFIGTIANETFAQTTLKPIPFDKSALSGIGLKKVELKDEPEREFYQKRLIRGKDLSVYIVSSQSWTTRMNDFSIDEVVYMLNGKANIKPDQGSSNTFQSNEFFFIPKGYTGAWQIDSSESLHYELSIITTDRSASKNEQLTVPQLYSKDDLSGINIKLNDSGSYEKTLTTGAELTIKLKAQKPIQKDLKDPAKEMIIHVLSGQLTIGDSSGGEQVFYTGDFFMIPAGFTGQWKSDGHGLVKYLTIEKTNT, encoded by the coding sequence ATGAATAAGCTCAATATCTTTTTCGGGGCAATACTTTTCATTGGTACAATTGCCAATGAAACCTTCGCCCAAACTACCTTAAAACCTATACCATTTGATAAGTCTGCCCTTTCTGGTATCGGATTAAAAAAAGTTGAATTGAAGGATGAACCCGAAAGAGAATTTTATCAGAAGAGATTAATTCGGGGAAAAGACCTTTCAGTCTACATCGTCTCCAGCCAGTCTTGGACCACCAGAATGAATGACTTTTCGATAGACGAAGTCGTGTATATGTTGAATGGAAAAGCCAACATAAAACCAGATCAGGGCAGTAGTAATACTTTTCAATCAAACGAATTCTTTTTTATCCCAAAAGGCTATACTGGTGCTTGGCAAATAGATTCTTCTGAAAGTTTACACTATGAATTGTCCATCATCACTACCGATAGATCGGCATCCAAGAACGAGCAATTAACTGTTCCGCAACTTTACTCAAAAGATGACCTTTCGGGCATTAACATTAAGCTCAACGACTCTGGTAGCTATGAGAAAACTTTGACAACAGGTGCCGAATTAACGATCAAACTCAAAGCGCAAAAACCGATTCAAAAAGACTTAAAAGACCCCGCGAAAGAAATGATAATTCATGTACTTTCAGGCCAACTCACCATCGGTGACAGTAGCGGTGGCGAGCAAGTTTTCTACACTGGCGACTTCTTTATGATTCCAGCCGGATTCACCGGTCAATGGAAAAGTGACGGACACGGTTTGGTCAAATATCTGACTATCGAGAAAACTAATACTTAG
- a CDS encoding LytR/AlgR family response regulator transcription factor, whose product MHKASNQIIFWILIFVFLNLVFGSKWGDYSNSFYYTSMLMPVALATSYFFNLFLVPKYLSKGQHFKFGLYTVYTIIVSVFLSAVVSIISFIILADLNWNDMNPVVADLFQLGIIIYFVAILFSFIHVYSSDKKNRTELHILEADNEKNLQKTISVRSNRKTISINISEIIYIESLADYVKVHTENEVVVTKEKISNLAYTLPNWFVRIHRSFLIDQNRLNSYGHDYVEVNSTKLPLGRKYKKEALSKFQARNVG is encoded by the coding sequence ATGCATAAAGCATCGAACCAGATCATTTTTTGGATATTGATATTCGTGTTCTTGAACTTAGTTTTTGGATCTAAGTGGGGAGACTACAGTAACTCTTTTTATTATACATCAATGCTGATGCCTGTGGCGTTGGCAACTTCCTATTTTTTCAACCTATTCCTTGTTCCCAAATATTTATCGAAAGGGCAACATTTTAAATTTGGCTTATATACTGTTTACACAATAATTGTATCAGTATTCCTGTCGGCAGTTGTCTCCATCATATCGTTCATAATTTTAGCCGACCTGAATTGGAATGACATGAACCCCGTTGTGGCTGACTTATTTCAGTTGGGGATAATAATCTATTTTGTGGCGATCCTTTTTTCATTTATCCATGTTTACAGCTCAGATAAAAAGAATCGTACCGAATTACATATTCTGGAGGCCGATAATGAGAAAAATCTTCAGAAGACCATAAGTGTTAGGTCCAACCGAAAGACTATCTCAATTAATATTTCAGAGATCATTTATATAGAAAGTCTAGCAGACTATGTTAAGGTTCATACGGAAAATGAGGTCGTTGTTACCAAAGAGAAAATCAGTAATCTAGCATATACGCTTCCCAACTGGTTTGTAAGGATTCACAGATCATTTCTGATCGATCAAAACAGACTCAATTCGTACGGACACGACTATGTAGAAGTAAATTCCACTAAACTACCTTTGGGAAGAAAATACAAGAAAGAAGCCCTTTCAAAATTTCAAGCGCGAAACGTTGGTTAG
- a CDS encoding PKD domain-containing protein, with product MNKLAQKAISASFVLFFSLFSVAQTQKPIKIWDNRYGGSLRDTDINSIRTADNGFLITSSSLSGISGTKTSPNVGNDDWWVVKTDAQGNFQWDFSFGGTNEEGLHAGAVQTADGNYVLAGRTRSGISGDITSSGRGKDDILVVKISAADRSILWQVRLGGNGADWAYDMVETNDGQIVIGGYTQSTNLSGIEPKGSLDLYLAKLNASSGDVIWERTYGGSGFESVDKLLPNEVGGVVVGAYSASTDLAITNNGSFDFWAFSTNAAGEVQWENLYGGSGLDAIRSMAKTDDGGYIFSGQSNSNASGDKTENSNGLDDVWIVKTDNLGNLIWEKTIGGAGYDWGQATYALSDGSFIVGGFSNSNISGDKLSSNLNESLDIWFFGLTADGVLTWQADFAGNGSEGELNIPYVDELNGDIYLSGGTQSGLGSYLSTPNFGGSKTDLWFAKYRLHELEKTTVSACPGQSAVIIVDGGSDLLEYQLQNADGSYQSDVMQAESGLLELATFPIVSDTTLFIYALSDIGDGNDLRQLVGEVSVVAGDELLSAAVNNEIVYADQVCYNRKSKIEIPNSTLGVTYRLLNDNNEVLKSKEGNGEDLVFRTPKLISDSVFRIEILNTASGCTVIHPNEILVSVSDKIKTKISFDRQSLNIGSPVTFQTINDEGIVSWDWTFNKKEKISGPTVDFTFKRTGIHWITLKVENASGCTKEIRKKILVKRKIFFGVPGVFWPCSSQGVFKAKLKHVKKVKLVIVDRYGKVVHAGKNEWHGFNKRKRLVPAGRYFYQVMATTVDGKPFQKRGSFLVSY from the coding sequence ATGAACAAGCTTGCTCAAAAAGCCATTTCGGCTTCCTTTGTGCTATTTTTTTCGCTTTTCAGCGTAGCACAAACCCAAAAACCGATCAAAATATGGGATAATAGGTATGGTGGCAGTCTCAGAGATACCGATATCAACTCCATTAGAACTGCAGATAATGGCTTCCTAATTACATCAAGTTCTTTATCAGGAATTAGTGGCACCAAGACGTCTCCAAACGTTGGAAATGATGATTGGTGGGTAGTCAAAACCGATGCCCAGGGTAATTTTCAATGGGATTTTAGTTTTGGCGGAACCAATGAAGAAGGTTTGCATGCAGGCGCCGTTCAGACGGCCGATGGTAACTATGTGCTTGCTGGAAGAACGCGATCTGGGATATCTGGAGATATTACTTCTTCTGGTCGCGGAAAGGACGATATTCTGGTAGTGAAGATTAGTGCGGCAGATCGAAGTATCCTTTGGCAAGTTAGGCTAGGAGGAAATGGTGCTGACTGGGCCTATGACATGGTAGAAACCAATGATGGACAAATTGTAATTGGGGGCTATACACAATCGACAAATCTTAGCGGCATTGAGCCAAAAGGCTCTTTGGACTTGTATTTGGCTAAACTAAACGCCAGCTCTGGCGATGTGATCTGGGAAAGAACTTATGGTGGTAGTGGTTTCGAATCAGTGGATAAACTACTCCCAAATGAAGTTGGGGGAGTAGTGGTAGGAGCGTACTCGGCATCTACCGATTTAGCGATTACTAATAATGGAAGTTTTGATTTTTGGGCATTTTCGACCAATGCTGCTGGTGAAGTACAATGGGAAAATTTATATGGTGGCAGTGGATTAGACGCTATTCGATCCATGGCCAAAACTGATGATGGAGGTTATATCTTTTCAGGACAGAGTAATTCAAATGCAAGCGGTGATAAAACTGAGAATAGTAACGGTCTGGATGATGTCTGGATAGTTAAAACGGATAATCTTGGAAATCTGATTTGGGAAAAGACGATCGGAGGAGCTGGGTATGATTGGGGACAAGCGACTTATGCACTTTCCGATGGCTCTTTTATAGTCGGTGGGTTCTCTAATTCGAATATTTCGGGCGACAAGCTGAGTTCAAATTTAAATGAGTCATTAGATATTTGGTTTTTTGGCCTTACGGCAGATGGTGTGTTGACTTGGCAAGCGGACTTTGCTGGTAATGGCTCTGAGGGGGAACTTAATATTCCCTATGTAGATGAACTGAACGGAGATATTTACCTAAGTGGCGGAACACAGTCTGGGCTTGGGAGTTATTTATCTACCCCAAATTTCGGCGGGAGTAAAACCGATTTGTGGTTTGCGAAATATAGGCTTCATGAGTTAGAGAAGACTACTGTCAGTGCTTGTCCTGGTCAGTCTGCAGTGATCATTGTAGATGGAGGTTCTGATTTGCTAGAATATCAGCTGCAAAATGCCGATGGTTCATACCAGAGTGACGTGATGCAAGCTGAAAGTGGGTTGTTAGAACTAGCTACTTTTCCAATAGTTTCAGACACCACTTTATTCATTTACGCGCTGAGTGATATTGGCGATGGAAACGATCTAAGGCAATTGGTTGGCGAGGTATCGGTCGTTGCTGGAGACGAGTTATTATCCGCTGCGGTGAATAACGAGATCGTATATGCCGATCAAGTCTGTTATAATCGAAAGTCCAAAATAGAAATCCCGAATTCTACTTTAGGTGTCACTTATAGATTGTTGAATGACAATAATGAGGTTCTCAAATCAAAAGAGGGTAATGGCGAAGACCTAGTCTTCCGAACTCCTAAATTAATTTCAGATTCGGTGTTTAGGATAGAAATCTTAAATACCGCTTCAGGCTGCACGGTCATCCACCCTAATGAAATTCTGGTCAGTGTTTCTGATAAGATTAAAACCAAGATTTCCTTTGACAGGCAATCATTAAATATTGGTAGTCCTGTGACCTTTCAAACAATTAACGATGAAGGAATCGTTTCTTGGGATTGGACTTTTAATAAAAAGGAAAAAATATCAGGTCCTACTGTCGACTTTACTTTCAAAAGAACTGGAATTCATTGGATTACGCTGAAAGTTGAAAATGCTTCTGGCTGCACGAAGGAGATTCGCAAGAAAATTTTAGTGAAGCGTAAAATCTTTTTTGGTGTACCTGGAGTCTTCTGGCCATGTTCTTCTCAGGGAGTATTTAAAGCCAAGTTGAAGCACGTAAAAAAGGTCAAATTGGTCATTGTAGATCGTTATGGAAAAGTTGTGCATGCTGGGAAAAACGAATGGCATGGATTTAATAAACGGAAGCGATTAGTGCCAGCTGGGCGCTATTTCTATCAAGTTATGGCCACCACAGTTGACGGGAAGCCTTTCCAGAAAAGAGGATCGTTTTTAGTGTCATACTAA
- a CDS encoding ATP-binding protein, with amino-acid sequence MSVYFYFLIVAVLLLTIVTFYLIQFRRKAKGLEDKLIIVKMRNESITDTFDLLMEHSSDFVFRYNREGVITYVSSNVERTLGYAQSDGEMHFRDIVTPNKINEKIAGHVKDRFRNISTLKSPYFIEVFDKNKQTNMLEIFEFPFTNNKGEIDYVTCVARNVTSIYKAELELKQSELQQAIILDAIPDAMFTMDRETRYIDYQIQEEDELWFKPDEFLGKKISEVIPDPLGTIFSDAIANAFKTGQMQTLEYQFGKPGKESTYEGRFIKLDEQRVFVMARDISAQKNLEIELRKAKTAAENATKAKSNFLATMSHEIRTPMNGVIGMTSLLADTDLTEDQLEFVETIQASGDTLLRIINDILDYSKIESGKLSFEESVFSLDKVIDDSIALIAFEAQKKDLVVNKNIAADVPDFIKTDRGRLRQIILNLLSNAVKFTERGSVFINVTLESTTNKHATLAFHVKDTGIGIPKKKLGSLFKEFTQADSSHSRKFGGTGLGLAIVKRLVKLLHGKISVKSEVGIGSEFCFTTKAKLVTEMEKTKTLSLMENIPALPESRKISDDYPLKVLFAEDNVVNRRLTAIFLERLGFTPKIVSTGLEVVSEVEDTVYDVILLDISMPEMDGYEATKAIREKNLNPSPYIIGFSANAFQDDIDKALDLGMDDYLTKPIRFEELKSKLMTAGRRRFPFVS; translated from the coding sequence ATGTCTGTGTATTTCTATTTCTTAATAGTAGCCGTTCTTTTACTGACCATTGTTACCTTCTACTTGATTCAATTTAGAAGAAAAGCAAAGGGCTTAGAAGATAAGCTGATCATTGTAAAAATGCGCAATGAATCCATTACAGATACTTTTGATCTTTTAATGGAGCATTCGTCAGACTTCGTATTTCGCTATAATAGAGAGGGTGTCATCACTTATGTATCAAGTAATGTGGAAAGAACGCTTGGATACGCGCAAAGCGATGGCGAAATGCATTTCAGAGATATCGTCACGCCAAATAAGATCAATGAGAAGATCGCTGGTCATGTCAAGGATAGGTTTCGTAACATCTCAACGCTCAAGTCACCTTATTTTATCGAGGTTTTCGATAAAAACAAGCAAACTAATATGCTGGAGATATTTGAATTCCCTTTTACTAATAACAAAGGAGAGATTGATTATGTGACCTGCGTGGCAAGGAATGTAACCAGTATATACAAGGCTGAATTAGAGTTAAAACAAAGCGAGTTACAACAAGCAATAATTCTCGACGCTATACCGGACGCGATGTTCACAATGGACCGAGAAACGAGATATATTGATTATCAGATACAGGAAGAAGATGAGCTTTGGTTTAAGCCCGATGAATTTTTAGGCAAGAAGATTTCTGAAGTAATTCCAGACCCGTTAGGAACGATTTTTTCTGATGCCATAGCGAATGCCTTTAAGACCGGGCAAATGCAAACTTTGGAATATCAGTTTGGTAAGCCCGGAAAAGAATCTACTTATGAGGGCAGGTTTATAAAACTTGACGAACAAAGGGTATTCGTCATGGCGAGAGATATTTCCGCGCAAAAAAATCTAGAAATCGAGCTCCGAAAAGCTAAAACTGCAGCCGAAAATGCCACCAAGGCTAAGAGTAACTTCTTGGCCACCATGAGTCATGAAATTAGGACACCAATGAATGGAGTCATCGGTATGACGAGCCTTTTAGCGGATACTGATTTAACAGAAGACCAACTTGAATTTGTCGAGACTATTCAAGCCAGCGGTGATACGCTCCTTCGGATTATTAACGACATCCTAGACTACTCGAAAATTGAATCAGGTAAACTATCGTTTGAAGAAAGCGTTTTCTCGCTAGATAAAGTCATCGATGATTCTATCGCTCTTATCGCTTTTGAGGCCCAGAAAAAGGATTTAGTTGTCAATAAAAATATTGCGGCAGACGTTCCAGACTTTATTAAAACAGATCGAGGCAGATTGAGGCAAATCATCCTTAATTTACTCTCAAATGCCGTTAAATTTACTGAACGTGGCAGCGTTTTTATCAACGTTACCTTAGAAAGCACTACCAACAAACATGCTACCCTCGCTTTTCATGTAAAGGATACAGGTATTGGTATTCCAAAGAAAAAATTAGGGAGTCTATTCAAGGAGTTTACGCAGGCAGACTCTTCTCACTCTAGAAAATTTGGTGGTACAGGACTTGGTTTGGCTATTGTAAAACGTTTGGTGAAGTTGCTTCATGGAAAAATATCGGTGAAAAGTGAAGTAGGTATTGGGTCGGAATTCTGTTTTACAACAAAGGCTAAACTGGTGACAGAAATGGAGAAAACGAAAACGCTGTCCTTAATGGAGAACATTCCAGCACTACCAGAAAGCCGAAAAATAAGTGATGACTATCCTCTCAAAGTCTTGTTTGCAGAAGATAATGTGGTGAATAGAAGGCTAACAGCCATTTTTTTAGAACGACTAGGATTTACACCAAAAATTGTGTCCACAGGCTTAGAAGTAGTATCTGAAGTAGAGGATACGGTTTATGACGTAATTCTGCTCGATATTTCAATGCCAGAAATGGATGGTTACGAAGCCACCAAAGCCATTAGGGAAAAGAATTTAAATCCATCGCCATACATCATAGGATTCTCCGCCAATGCGTTCCAAGATGACATTGATAAGGCATTAGATTTAGGCATGGATGACTACCTGACAAAACCTATCCGGTTCGAAGAACTTAAAAGCAAATTGATGACTGCAGGAAGGCGTCGATTTCCTTTTGTCTCTTAA
- the bioD gene encoding dethiobiotin synthase has translation MTFFVTAIGTDSGKSLVSAILTEALKADYWKPVQAGIPTDTETVSSLVKNSITTFHPETHLLKLPASPHAAAKFEHLHIQLDDFVLPETSNDLVIEGAGGILVPLNDEDFVIDIAVALKAPVILVANLYLGSINHTLLSIDYLQRNNIPVKGIIFNGDSNPESERIIEKHSGYKVLLRLPKLGLINKGVIEYWADELLLNWYD, from the coding sequence ATGACGTTTTTCGTAACAGCTATTGGAACCGATAGCGGAAAATCACTAGTGTCGGCAATTCTGACCGAGGCATTGAAAGCAGATTATTGGAAGCCAGTTCAGGCAGGTATTCCAACGGATACTGAAACTGTCAGCAGTTTGGTGAAGAATAGTATTACAACCTTTCATCCCGAAACCCACTTGCTCAAATTACCTGCCTCACCACATGCCGCAGCTAAATTTGAACACCTGCATATTCAATTAGACGATTTTGTGCTTCCAGAAACTAGCAACGATCTGGTGATAGAAGGTGCCGGAGGAATTCTTGTGCCACTGAACGATGAAGACTTTGTCATAGACATCGCCGTCGCACTAAAGGCCCCCGTCATCCTAGTCGCTAATCTCTATTTAGGAAGCATCAATCATACCCTTCTGAGCATTGATTACCTACAACGGAACAATATTCCGGTAAAAGGGATCATTTTTAACGGTGATTCGAATCCAGAAAGTGAGCGAATCATAGAAAAACATTCGGGATACAAAGTGCTTCTTCGACTACCTAAATTAGGTTTGATTAACAAAGGGGTGATTGAATACTGGGCAGACGAATTATTACTGAATTGGTATGACTGA